One genomic segment of Nothobranchius furzeri strain GRZ-AD chromosome 10, NfurGRZ-RIMD1, whole genome shotgun sequence includes these proteins:
- the kctd16b gene encoding BTB/POZ domain-containing protein KCTD16b isoform X2, with translation MTERMALSGNCRTNPREQASVQNSFPDVVELNVGGQVYYTRHSTLVGTPNSLLGKLFSSKKEASNDLARDPKGRFFIDRDGFLFRYVLDYLRDKQVVLPDHFPEKGRLRKEAEYFQLPDLVKLLTQDDIKHSPDDYFHSDHEDGSQGSDQRQCPPPSLVPADRKSGFITVGYRGSCTMGRESQTDAKFRRVPRILICGRVALAKEVFGETLNESRDPDRTPDRYTSRFYLKFKHLERAFDMLSECGFQMVACNSSVTASFVNQHTEDKVWSSYTEYVFYRP, from the coding sequence ATGACGGAAAGAATGGCGCTGAGTGGGAACTGTAGGACTAACCCCAGAGAGCAGGCGTCAGTCCAGAACAGTTTCCCAGATGTAGTTGAACTAAACGTGGGGGGGCAGGTTTATTACACGCGCCACTCCACTTTGGTGGGCACCCCGAACTCGCTGCTTGGTAAGCTTTTCTCGTCCAAAAAAGAAGCGTCTAATGACTTGGCTAGAGACCCCAAGGGGCGTTTTTTCATCGACAGGGACGGCTTTTTATTCCGATATGTTCTGGACTACCTCCGGGACAAGCAGGTCGTCCTGCCGGACCACTTCCCGGAAAAGGGAAGGCTCAGGAAAGAGGCAGAGTACTTCCAGCTACCCGACCTGGTGAAGCTCCTGACCCAGGACGACATCAAGCACAGCCCGGATGACTACTTCCACAGCGACCACGAGGACGGATCTCAGGGCAGCGACCAGCGGCAGTGCCCCCCGCCCTCTCTCGTCCCAGCGGATAGGAAGAGCGGCTTCATCACGGTGGGGTACCGGGGCTCGTGCACCATGGGCCGGGAGAGTCAAACCGACGCCAAGTTCAGGAGGGTACCTCGGATACTGATATGCGGCAGGGTGGCCCTCGCTAAAGAAGTGTTCGGGGAGACTTTGAACGAGAGCCGGGACCCGGACAGGACTCCAGATCGGTACACCTCCCGGTTTTACCTCAAGTTCAAACACCTGGAGAGAGCGTTTGACATGCTGTCGGAGTGCGGCTTCCAGATGGTGGCCTGCAACTCATCAGTCACGGCCTCGTTTGTCAACCAGCACACGGAGGACAAGGTCTGGTCCAGCTACACGGAATACGTCTTCTACC